In Blattabacterium cuenoti, a single window of DNA contains:
- the dnaB gene encoding replicative DNA helicase gives MNDSHFLQKGKIPPQSIDLEKIILGSIMIDKQGLHEIMNLIFPEVFYKKKHQYIFKSIQDLYHNSNPIDLYTVSNKLRKEGKLSFIGGELYLIELTQKVISSAHVEYHSRIILQKFLLRKLINISSNIIEHCYNEDTDVFELLDKAESELFDINQKYLNKKKYENTRSLIIQAINKIKKIGKNKNGLSGISSGFYYLDKITSGFQNSDLIILASRPGMGKTTFMLSIIRNIILDQNIPVAVFSLEMSSIQLIIRLIASETGISSDKLKKSNLSDLDWKYLFYKTKKLKESALLIDDTPSLSLFNFRAKCRHLISKHGIKLVCLDYMQLMGIHDNPSNFVIRNREQEISIISRSLKSIAKELDIPIIALSQLSRAVEMRSGRKRPILSDLRESGSIEQDADLVLFIYRPEYYGFDTWDTYGKESCIGQAEIILSKHRNGGLDKFRLKFISNQSKFIDLENNNESSLFSKKIIHNNDNKLVVNSNDSFIDDSIPPN, from the coding sequence ATGAATGATTCCCATTTTCTTCAAAAAGGAAAAATTCCACCTCAATCTATTGATTTAGAAAAAATTATATTAGGATCAATCATGATTGATAAACAAGGATTGCATGAAATAATGAATCTAATTTTTCCTGAAGTTTTTTATAAAAAAAAACATCAATATATATTTAAATCTATTCAAGATTTATATCATAATTCTAATCCAATTGATTTATATACTGTTTCTAATAAACTACGTAAAGAAGGTAAATTAAGTTTTATAGGTGGAGAATTATATTTAATAGAATTAACACAAAAAGTAATTTCTTCTGCTCATGTAGAATATCATAGCCGTATAATTCTGCAAAAATTTTTATTACGAAAATTAATTAATATATCTTCAAATATTATAGAACATTGTTATAATGAAGACACTGATGTTTTTGAATTATTGGATAAAGCAGAATCTGAATTATTTGATATTAATCAAAAATATTTAAATAAAAAAAAATATGAAAATACACGATCACTTATTATACAAGCAATTAATAAAATAAAAAAAATAGGAAAAAATAAAAATGGATTAAGTGGTATTTCTTCTGGATTTTATTATTTAGATAAAATTACTTCTGGATTTCAGAATTCAGATTTAATTATATTAGCATCTAGACCAGGAATGGGAAAAACAACTTTTATGTTATCTATTATTAGAAATATCATATTAGATCAAAATATTCCAGTTGCAGTTTTTTCATTAGAAATGTCTTCTATTCAATTGATAATAAGATTAATTGCTTCAGAAACTGGAATCTCATCAGATAAATTAAAAAAGTCTAATCTTTCAGATTTAGATTGGAAATATTTATTTTATAAAACAAAAAAATTAAAAGAATCTGCCTTACTTATTGATGATACTCCATCCTTATCTTTATTTAATTTTCGGGCAAAATGTCGTCATTTAATTTCTAAACATGGAATCAAATTAGTATGTTTAGATTATATGCAATTAATGGGTATTCATGATAATCCTTCTAATTTTGTAATAAGAAATAGAGAACAAGAAATTTCAATTATTTCTAGAAGTTTAAAATCAATAGCAAAAGAATTAGATATTCCAATTATAGCATTATCGCAATTATCTAGAGCAGTTGAAATGAGAAGTGGAAGAAAAAGACCTATACTTTCGGATTTACGTGAATCAGGTTCTATAGAACAAGATGCAGATCTTGTATTATTTATTTATAGACCTGAATATTATGGATTTGATACATGGGATACATATGGAAAAGAATCTTGTATAGGTCAAGCAGAAATTATTTTATCTAAGCATAGAAATGGAGGATTAGATAAATTTCGTCTTAAATTTATTAGTAATCAATCAAAATTTATTGATTTGGAAAATAATAATGAATCATCATTATTTTCAAAAAAAATAATACATAATAATGATAATAAATTGGTTGTTAATAGTAATGATAGTTTTATTGATGATTCTATACCTCCTAATTAA
- a CDS encoding acetyl-CoA carboxylase carboxyltransferase subunit alpha — protein MEYLDFELPIKNIQDQYINCMMIEKQSGIDMKKIRLQLQFKLEETIKHVHKNLTPWQRVQLSRHPNRPYSLDYILSITKQESFIELHGDRHIGDDKAIIGGFGKIEDITYMFVGTQKGKNTKDRQYRRFGMPNPEGYRKALRLMKLAEKFKKPIVSFIDTPGAYPGIEAEEKGQGEAIGNNICEMMCLKVPIIVFIIGEGASGGALGIGIGDKISMMENSWFSVISPESCSTILWGDWKHKENAAKSLKLTSYDMQNLNLIDDIIKEPLGGAHFCPNEAYLAIKEKIIEYYKELSSIQIDKLIKNRKTKYISIGYYDN, from the coding sequence ATGGAATATTTAGATTTTGAACTTCCTATAAAAAATATTCAGGATCAATATATTAATTGCATGATGATAGAAAAACAAAGCGGAATTGATATGAAAAAAATTCGTTTACAATTGCAATTTAAATTAGAAGAAACTATTAAACATGTACATAAAAATCTTACTCCTTGGCAAAGAGTTCAATTATCTAGACATCCAAATAGACCATATTCGTTAGATTATATATTATCTATTACAAAACAAGAATCATTTATAGAATTACATGGAGATAGACATATTGGAGATGATAAAGCTATAATAGGAGGATTTGGCAAAATAGAAGATATAACATATATGTTTGTTGGAACTCAAAAAGGGAAAAATACCAAAGATAGACAATATAGAAGATTTGGAATGCCTAATCCAGAAGGATATAGAAAAGCATTACGTTTAATGAAATTAGCAGAAAAATTTAAAAAACCTATTGTATCATTTATAGATACTCCTGGTGCGTATCCAGGAATTGAAGCTGAAGAGAAAGGACAAGGAGAAGCAATTGGAAATAATATTTGCGAAATGATGTGTTTAAAAGTTCCTATAATAGTTTTTATTATTGGGGAAGGAGCTAGTGGAGGTGCATTAGGTATTGGAATAGGAGATAAAATATCTATGATGGAAAATTCATGGTTTTCTGTAATTTCTCCTGAAAGTTGTTCTACGATACTTTGGGGTGATTGGAAACATAAAGAAAATGCTGCTAAATCTTTAAAATTAACTTCTTATGATATGCAAAACTTAAATCTTATAGATGATATTATTAAAGAACCTTTAGGAGGAGCACATTTTTGTCCTAATGAAGCCTATTTAGCTATAAAGGAAAAAATTATCGAATATTATAAAGAATTATCTTCTATACAAATAGATAAATTAATTAAAAATAGAAAAACAAAATATATATCTATAGGATATTACGATAATTAA
- a CDS encoding succinate dehydrogenase/fumarate reductase iron-sulfur subunit, with amino-acid sequence MKAKKSLNFTLKVWRQKNNKSNGYFKTYKIYDISPDSSFLEMLDILNNNILLEKKEFPIAFDHDCREGICGMCSLYINGRAHGPENLATTCQLHMRNFCNDEIIYVEPWRAKSFPIIQDLIVDRSSLDRIMMSGGFISVGTFGHTIDGNLIPIAKSDADKAFDSASCIGCGACIATCKNKSAMLFVAAKISHLALLPQGKIERKKRVLDMVQKMDEEGFGSCTNTMACEIDCPKGISTENISFLNKEYITSFIR; translated from the coding sequence ATGAAAGCAAAAAAATCTCTTAATTTTACGTTAAAAGTATGGAGGCAAAAAAATAACAAGTCAAATGGCTATTTTAAAACATATAAAATTTATGATATTTCTCCTGATAGTTCATTTTTAGAAATGTTAGATATATTGAATAATAATATTTTATTAGAAAAAAAAGAATTTCCAATTGCTTTTGATCATGATTGTCGTGAAGGTATTTGTGGCATGTGTTCTTTATATATTAATGGAAGAGCTCATGGCCCTGAAAATCTTGCAACTACTTGTCAGTTACATATGAGAAATTTTTGCAATGATGAAATCATTTATGTTGAACCTTGGAGAGCAAAATCATTTCCAATAATTCAAGATTTAATAGTAGACAGATCTTCTTTAGATAGAATTATGATGTCTGGAGGATTTATTTCAGTTGGAACATTTGGGCATACTATAGATGGCAATTTAATTCCTATTGCTAAATCTGATGCAGATAAAGCCTTTGATTCTGCATCTTGTATTGGTTGTGGCGCTTGTATTGCAACATGTAAAAATAAATCTGCAATGTTGTTTGTTGCAGCTAAAATTTCTCATTTAGCCTTATTACCACAAGGAAAAATAGAAAGAAAAAAAAGAGTATTAGATATGGTCCAAAAAATGGATGAAGAAGGGTTTGGAAGTTGTACAAATACTATGGCATGTGAAATAGATTGTCCAAAAGGAATTTCTACTGAAAATATTTCTTTTCTTAATAAAGAATATATTACATCTTTTATACGATAA